A stretch of the Candidatus Bathyarchaeia archaeon genome encodes the following:
- a CDS encoding DUF126 domain-containing protein: MAKEIVLKGRGLVPGRAEGEALVSPMAFGFWHGIDPRTGEIVDERNPLRGKNAAGKVLVFPYGRGSTGGSSVFLEAVRCKAAPCAIVNIESEPIVTIGALMAKEFYGRSIPIVDRLDRNPLEVIESGDMVVVDGDRGEVIVRKRQ, encoded by the coding sequence ATGGCTAAGGAGATCGTCCTGAAGGGAAGGGGATTGGTCCCGGGAAGGGCCGAGGGAGAGGCATTGGTTTCGCCGATGGCCTTCGGCTTTTGGCACGGCATAGATCCAAGGACCGGGGAGATCGTGGATGAGAGGAACCCGCTCAGAGGGAAGAACGCGGCGGGGAAGGTCTTGGTCTTCCCATATGGGAGGGGATCCACTGGCGGGTCCTCCGTTTTCTTGGAGGCCGTCAGATGCAAAGCCGCGCCTTGCGCGATCGTGAACATCGAAAGCGAGCCGATAGTCACCATAGGGGCGCTCATGGCCAAGGAGTTCTACGGAAGATCCATACCCATAGTCGATAGATTGGATAGGAATCCCCTGGAGGTCATAGAAAGCGGCGATATGGTTGTTGTGGATGGGGATAGGGGCGAGGTTATAGTTCGGAAGCGGCAATGA
- a CDS encoding HEPN domain-containing protein: protein MEQAERDLEHAKRDLRDGFYEWACFSAQQAAEKAAKAVLSRLGAEAFGHSVASLLEELPGPNRPGRDVYEMALELDKAYVPTRYPNVHPFGAPYKLYTATEAMRLIGHAEKILAFCKGLLSKIQP, encoded by the coding sequence ATGGAGCAGGCCGAGAGGGATTTGGAGCATGCCAAGCGCGACCTGCGCGACGGGTTCTATGAATGGGCGTGCTTCTCCGCCCAGCAGGCCGCAGAGAAGGCCGCGAAGGCCGTGCTATCGCGCCTAGGGGCCGAGGCCTTCGGCCATTCCGTGGCCTCCTTGCTCGAGGAATTGCCAGGGCCGAATCGACCGGGTAGGGATGTCTACGAGATGGCCCTCGAGCTGGACAAGGCCTACGTGCCCACGAGGTATCCCAACGTCCACCCCTTCGGGGCGCCCTATAAACTATATACCGCCACGGAGGCAATGAGGCTGATTGGGCATGCGGAGAAAATCCTCGCCTTCTGTAAGGGTCTTCTATCCAAGATTCAGCCGTGA
- a CDS encoding nucleotidyltransferase domain-containing protein, protein MPLLSVILFGSYAKGRHTAASDVDLLVIYDGPRRPNAYEIVVESLRIPRLEPLVYSRWEFERLAERDPPFARALLRDGLAIYGELSLPQSLRTKSAS, encoded by the coding sequence TTGCCGCTCCTTTCGGTAATCCTATTCGGATCCTACGCCAAGGGAAGGCATACGGCCGCCAGCGATGTGGACCTCTTGGTGATCTACGATGGCCCGAGGAGGCCGAACGCCTATGAGATCGTCGTAGAATCGCTGAGGATCCCGAGGCTCGAGCCCTTAGTTTACTCTCGCTGGGAATTCGAGCGATTGGCCGAGAGGGATCCGCCCTTCGCGAGGGCCCTGCTCAGGGATGGCTTAGCCATCTATGGCGAATTAAGCCTTCCCCAGTCCCTAAGGACCAAATCCGCATCCTAA
- a CDS encoding UxaA family hydrolase, which yields MSSFMGYERPDGSVGVRNHILIMATMECAWEPAKKIAGLVEGAVVVGHSYGCRAEENSQVVNNLVAIGQHPNVAAVLVVGLGCEHLTADLLADGISKSGKPVEAVVIQEVGGSLKAIERGAEIARRMAAEAGKAQRRAFDAGELVVAVKCGGSDATSGLAANPAVGAAMDLILEAGGTVIMTEVHEMIGTEHLLVKRAASEEVAQKLRKAILDEERRKAALGLVSETRFIAKGNIEGGLTTIEEKALGGITKGGTKPIAGFLENNAHRFEKPKGKGFYIQEGTHIDVPCVTHMVAAGAQLVVFTTGRGSTVGHAIAPVIKVTGNPITYERMRDDMDINASTVITGEESIEAVGRRIFEEILEVASGKRTKSEALGYREFAIYKLDQRVDRFLGCGFGP from the coding sequence TTGTCGAGCTTCATGGGCTATGAGAGGCCGGATGGATCCGTGGGCGTGAGGAATCATATCCTAATAATGGCCACGATGGAATGCGCTTGGGAGCCCGCCAAGAAGATAGCCGGTCTGGTAGAGGGCGCCGTGGTGGTCGGCCATTCCTATGGGTGCAGGGCCGAGGAGAATAGCCAAGTCGTAAATAACCTGGTGGCGATTGGGCAGCATCCGAACGTGGCCGCGGTCCTAGTGGTCGGGCTCGGCTGCGAGCATTTAACCGCGGACCTCTTGGCCGATGGCATATCCAAGTCCGGTAAGCCAGTCGAGGCGGTCGTTATACAAGAGGTTGGGGGGTCCCTCAAGGCCATAGAGCGGGGGGCCGAGATCGCCCGGAGGATGGCGGCCGAGGCCGGGAAGGCCCAAAGGAGGGCCTTCGATGCCGGGGAGCTGGTGGTGGCCGTCAAATGCGGCGGCTCCGATGCCACATCCGGGCTAGCGGCGAACCCCGCGGTTGGGGCGGCTATGGACTTGATTCTCGAGGCGGGCGGAACGGTCATAATGACGGAGGTCCACGAGATGATAGGCACGGAGCATTTGCTGGTCAAGAGGGCAGCGAGCGAGGAAGTGGCCCAGAAGCTCCGAAAGGCCATACTCGACGAGGAGAGGAGGAAGGCGGCCTTGGGCCTCGTCAGCGAAACTAGGTTCATAGCGAAGGGCAATATAGAGGGGGGCTTGACGACAATAGAGGAGAAGGCACTGGGGGGCATAACGAAGGGCGGGACCAAGCCCATAGCCGGCTTCTTGGAGAACAACGCCCATAGGTTCGAGAAGCCAAAGGGGAAGGGGTTCTATATTCAAGAGGGGACCCACATAGACGTGCCCTGCGTGACCCATATGGTGGCCGCGGGCGCTCAGCTAGTAGTTTTCACGACCGGAAGGGGATCCACGGTCGGCCACGCCATAGCGCCTGTGATAAAGGTTACGGGGAACCCGATCACCTATGAAAGGATGAGGGACGATATGGATATCAACGCCAGCACCGTGATAACGGGCGAGGAATCCATAGAGGCCGTCGGGAGGAGGATCTTCGAGGAGATCTTGGAGGTGGCATCGGGCAAGAGGACCAAATCCGAAGCCTTGGGCTATAGGGAGTTCGCCATATACAAGCTCGATCAGAGAGTCGATCGCTTCTTAGGATGCGGATTTGGTCCTTAG
- a CDS encoding UxaA family hydrolase yields MARAIAMDPRDNVATLLSEVDRGDSVEVRSKGGELLEVVKANGPIPFGHKIALRDIGEGEKVVKYGEVIGRATRPIAKGDHVHTHNLESLRIRPEVV; encoded by the coding sequence TTGGCAAGGGCCATAGCAATGGACCCGAGGGATAATGTGGCCACCCTGTTATCTGAGGTGGATCGCGGGGATTCCGTAGAGGTTAGGTCCAAGGGTGGGGAGTTGTTGGAGGTCGTAAAAGCCAATGGGCCGATCCCCTTCGGCCATAAGATAGCCTTAAGGGATATTGGGGAGGGTGAGAAGGTCGTGAAATACGGCGAGGTCATAGGGAGGGCCACTAGGCCCATAGCCAAGGGCGATCACGTCCATACCCACAACCTCGAAAGCCTGAGGATAAGGCCCGAGGTGGTTTGA
- a CDS encoding S16 family serine protease: MPGSGSKGLLTASLILNVVLASCLVYVTWDYSNVKAQVGVLMLRNENLTTSLRSLSKELDVLRSQSLYYKSQAEYYSNLLRSGRAEAGVVGRSSVPLVAVRQRPVGPFEFVYEGVVMHIDVELKQGEGRILINTQPRIGIDLQTSARTAVLVAENLTGRPLSATDVILTVRGKEEVEVVDGPSAGAAITVAIMAAIRGQALRGGVFMTGTINPDGRVGMVGGVPEKALAAAKEGAELFLVPRGQGKFIDYRPVKRQPLPGFVIITYEPHEVDLGDFLVKNGYGTRVVEVADVIQAYGIFAKG; the protein is encoded by the coding sequence TTGCCGGGTAGCGGATCCAAGGGGCTCCTGACCGCGAGCCTGATCCTGAACGTGGTCTTGGCCTCATGCCTCGTTTACGTAACTTGGGATTACTCGAACGTCAAGGCCCAAGTGGGCGTTTTAATGCTTAGGAACGAGAACTTGACCACCAGCCTCCGCTCCTTGAGCAAGGAGCTCGACGTCCTAAGGAGCCAATCGCTCTATTATAAGTCGCAAGCCGAGTACTACTCCAACCTGCTCCGCTCGGGCCGGGCCGAGGCCGGGGTCGTTGGGCGATCCTCGGTGCCATTGGTCGCCGTTAGGCAAAGGCCCGTGGGTCCATTCGAGTTCGTTTACGAGGGAGTTGTAATGCATATAGATGTAGAATTGAAGCAGGGGGAGGGGAGGATCCTGATAAACACACAGCCTAGGATAGGCATAGATCTGCAGACGAGCGCTAGGACGGCCGTGCTGGTCGCCGAGAACCTCACCGGGCGTCCCTTGAGCGCCACCGACGTAATACTCACCGTTAGGGGCAAGGAGGAGGTGGAGGTCGTCGATGGGCCCAGCGCCGGCGCCGCCATAACAGTGGCTATAATGGCGGCAATAAGGGGCCAAGCCCTGCGTGGCGGAGTCTTCATGACTGGAACGATAAATCCGGATGGGAGAGTCGGCATGGTGGGAGGAGTTCCCGAGAAGGCCTTGGCGGCGGCCAAGGAGGGTGCGGAGCTCTTCCTCGTCCCGAGGGGCCAAGGGAAGTTCATTGATTATAGGCCCGTTAAGCGGCAGCCCCTGCCTGGGTTCGTCATAATAACCTATGAGCCCCACGAAGTCGACTTGGGGGATTTCTTAGTCAAGAATGGTTACGGGACGAGGGTCGTAGAGGTAGCGGATGTAATCCAAGCCTATGGGATTTTCGCGAAGGGATGA
- a CDS encoding HIT family protein codes for MEEDEREGPCVFCDIANGRAEAYIVYEDEGFLAFLDKRPVNPGHTLVIPRRHYATILEMPPGEVGELFKRVAAIAPAVHGATGADGLNILQTNGRAAWQSVFHVHVHIIPRHFGDSIRLNWPHRSASPSEFEEVRNKIRSELEGGSRG; via the coding sequence TTGGAGGAGGATGAGCGCGAAGGGCCCTGCGTTTTTTGCGATATAGCCAACGGTAGGGCCGAGGCCTATATCGTTTACGAGGACGAGGGCTTCTTGGCCTTTTTGGATAAGCGGCCCGTGAACCCGGGCCATACGCTCGTGATACCGAGGAGGCATTACGCGACGATATTGGAGATGCCACCAGGGGAGGTCGGGGAGCTCTTCAAAAGGGTCGCCGCGATAGCGCCGGCCGTTCATGGTGCGACTGGAGCGGATGGGCTCAATATACTCCAGACCAACGGCAGGGCGGCTTGGCAAAGCGTGTTCCACGTCCACGTACATATAATCCCGAGGCACTTCGGGGACTCCATTAGGCTGAATTGGCCCCACCGAAGCGCTTCGCCAAGCGAATTCGAGGAGGTTCGAAATAAGATAAGGTCGGAATTGGAAGGGGGCTCGAGGGGCTAG
- a CDS encoding complex I subunit 1 family protein, which produces MEATDLILYAIQVLVYPGILFALAAGLFSEWFMRKLYARFQNRRGPTHTGPFGILQPLADFLKLMLKEDIATRVSSDKAVLFMLSLSLGALSLVLLFTPLAMKGLGFPYDAVLVAYLLIIPSLVFALIGYASYNPFGIYGSSRIVVLLLGYEPAFLLSIFMPMFAVPGGFGFSIREAASKMWSLWRGPMAIAMIIALAIALISLQCKLMEKPFDIPHAEVEIVGGPFTEYSGPKLAYIGLLHDFELVVGAVLITYLLLGGEAPFQGPLGALAVLVKFFAVVSALTLIKAVFGRFRIDQASNMLWRYVILIALADLLLAAYVIPRFA; this is translated from the coding sequence ATGGAGGCCACGGATTTGATCCTATACGCGATCCAAGTCCTAGTTTACCCGGGCATATTGTTCGCCTTAGCGGCCGGCCTGTTCTCGGAATGGTTCATGAGGAAGCTCTACGCTAGGTTCCAAAATCGCCGGGGCCCGACGCATACGGGGCCCTTTGGGATCCTCCAGCCCTTGGCCGATTTCCTAAAGCTGATGCTGAAGGAGGACATAGCCACCCGCGTATCAAGCGATAAGGCCGTCCTCTTCATGCTATCACTCTCGCTCGGCGCCCTCAGCTTGGTCCTGTTATTCACCCCGCTCGCCATGAAGGGTCTCGGATTCCCCTACGACGCCGTTTTGGTGGCCTATTTGCTCATAATACCATCCTTGGTCTTCGCCCTGATAGGCTATGCCTCCTATAACCCATTCGGGATCTACGGATCCTCTAGGATCGTCGTCCTCCTCTTGGGTTATGAGCCCGCCTTCCTATTGTCCATCTTCATGCCCATGTTCGCCGTCCCCGGCGGTTTCGGTTTCTCCATAAGGGAGGCGGCATCTAAGATGTGGTCGCTTTGGCGAGGCCCAATGGCGATCGCGATGATCATAGCGCTGGCGATAGCCCTAATCTCGCTCCAATGCAAGCTCATGGAGAAGCCTTTCGATATACCCCACGCCGAGGTCGAGATAGTTGGAGGGCCCTTCACCGAATACTCCGGCCCGAAGCTCGCCTATATAGGCCTGCTCCACGATTTCGAGCTGGTCGTCGGAGCGGTCTTGATAACCTACCTGCTCTTGGGCGGCGAGGCCCCGTTCCAAGGCCCCCTCGGGGCCCTAGCGGTCCTAGTTAAGTTCTTTGCGGTCGTTTCAGCCCTCACCTTGATCAAGGCCGTATTCGGGAGGTTCAGGATCGATCAGGCATCGAATATGCTGTGGAGATACGTCATCCTGATAGCCCTAGCCGACCTCCTGTTGGCAGCGTATGTGATACCGAGGTTCGCCTGA
- a CDS encoding proton-conducting transporter membrane subunit: MRLEPIFEHAPILAIAIPLLFAFILPGLALFTGRRSWGLLASLGMGISLLMSALTFWNVSLLPERIQLYKLGGWIPPVGIVLEVDRFNALVGVLVASSLLMLAIYSIGYTSRDYGVQYYYILLLLMGAGLMGCVYTGDLFNLFVFLEVATISSYGLIAFRKDNRISLEGSMKYLVMSSLGINVYLLACAFLYNTYGTLNMADLAAKIHGGMGAGSPLSGAIDIFGFPKDYSLSALAIISLAIWTFGIKGSIAPLHFPHIDAAQAAPASIGAMFSGILTAVSLYALMRFLLTLYGGAPMPTAALVGAFLHLMLLLGLVSMLVGAFMALVQTDLKRLLAFSTVANVGYVVFAIGLLAQERSWPLTGAGLLPIDAAVLHIINHTIVKALLFLCAGGIYFLTGSQSLDDLGGIGRINPSLAASLAVGGLAIAGVPGLNCFVSKWLLIAAALEKGNVAHYFGIVVVVISSAAMLAAYLRIIYAMFSGIPRKGLISESVPATLMAPILILTALTIILGVYPQAVLGYVRGASEAVASPAYWEYVWEAVRAR, from the coding sequence ATGAGGTTGGAGCCGATCTTCGAACACGCCCCGATATTGGCCATCGCGATCCCGCTGCTATTCGCGTTCATCCTGCCCGGGCTAGCCCTATTCACCGGCAGGAGGTCCTGGGGCCTCTTGGCTTCGCTGGGGATGGGCATCAGCCTCCTGATGTCTGCATTGACCTTCTGGAACGTTAGCCTATTGCCCGAGCGCATACAGCTCTACAAGCTCGGCGGCTGGATCCCCCCGGTCGGGATAGTCTTAGAAGTGGACCGCTTCAACGCCCTCGTCGGCGTCTTGGTGGCGTCGTCCCTGTTGATGCTCGCGATCTACTCCATAGGTTATACCTCTAGGGATTATGGGGTTCAATACTACTACATCCTTCTGCTCCTCATGGGCGCCGGGCTGATGGGTTGCGTATATACCGGCGACCTATTCAACCTATTCGTATTCTTGGAGGTCGCCACCATATCATCCTATGGCCTGATCGCATTCCGAAAGGACAACAGGATCTCGTTGGAGGGTTCCATGAAGTACTTGGTCATGAGTTCCTTGGGGATAAACGTATATCTCTTGGCCTGCGCGTTCCTATATAACACTTATGGGACGCTGAACATGGCCGATCTCGCCGCGAAGATCCACGGCGGCATGGGGGCGGGATCGCCCCTGAGCGGCGCGATCGATATCTTCGGCTTCCCGAAGGATTACAGCCTCTCAGCCCTAGCGATAATATCCTTGGCTATATGGACCTTTGGGATAAAGGGCTCGATAGCCCCGCTCCACTTCCCCCACATCGACGCCGCCCAAGCCGCCCCGGCCTCCATAGGCGCCATGTTCTCGGGCATCCTGACGGCCGTATCCCTTTATGCCCTGATGAGGTTCCTCCTGACCCTTTACGGGGGAGCGCCCATGCCGACGGCCGCCCTCGTGGGCGCCTTCCTCCACCTCATGCTCCTGCTCGGGTTAGTCTCGATGTTGGTCGGCGCCTTCATGGCCTTAGTACAGACGGATTTGAAGAGGTTATTGGCGTTCTCTACAGTTGCCAATGTGGGCTATGTGGTGTTCGCCATCGGCCTATTGGCCCAAGAGCGCTCATGGCCGCTCACGGGAGCGGGCCTCCTGCCAATCGATGCCGCCGTGCTCCACATCATCAACCACACCATAGTCAAGGCCCTCCTCTTCCTTTGCGCCGGCGGGATCTACTTCCTCACGGGCAGCCAAAGCTTGGACGACTTGGGCGGGATCGGGAGGATAAACCCAAGCCTAGCGGCCTCCTTGGCCGTTGGGGGATTGGCCATAGCGGGAGTCCCGGGCCTGAATTGCTTCGTGAGCAAATGGCTCCTTATAGCCGCGGCCTTGGAGAAGGGCAACGTCGCCCATTACTTCGGGATAGTGGTCGTGGTAATCTCGAGCGCCGCCATGTTGGCGGCTTACTTGAGGATAATCTATGCGATGTTCTCGGGGATCCCTAGGAAGGGGTTGATCTCAGAATCCGTCCCAGCAACCCTCATGGCCCCGATCCTCATCTTGACTGCCCTTACAATAATCTTGGGCGTGTATCCCCAAGCCGTTCTCGGTTACGTTCGCGGCGCCTCGGAGGCCGTCGCGAGCCCGGCGTATTGGGAATATGTTTGGGAGGCGGTGAGGGCCAGATGA
- a CDS encoding cation:proton antiporter subunit C, whose product MSDWILDAFMVQYPYILTFLMLAVCAYAIILKSNLIKKILGLTIMIDVVNLFLILTGYRRVAGPIPPIYPNPEQVQLVVERAVDPLPQALVLTAIVIDMCVTAFAIALVVLIYRAYGTLDVRKIKELRG is encoded by the coding sequence ATGAGCGATTGGATCCTCGATGCCTTCATGGTCCAGTACCCATACATACTCACGTTCCTCATGCTGGCCGTTTGCGCATATGCAATCATCCTCAAATCGAACCTGATAAAGAAGATCCTAGGCCTGACGATAATGATCGACGTCGTGAACCTCTTCCTAATCCTGACCGGCTATAGGAGGGTCGCGGGACCTATCCCCCCGATCTACCCGAACCCGGAACAGGTCCAATTGGTCGTGGAGAGGGCCGTCGATCCGCTCCCGCAAGCCCTCGTCCTCACGGCCATAGTGATCGACATGTGCGTCACGGCCTTCGCGATCGCCCTAGTGGTCCTCATATACAGGGCCTATGGGACCTTGGATGTTAGGAAGATAAAGGAATTGAGGGGTTGA
- a CDS encoding MnhB domain-containing protein, protein MSIIVRVSSRIMVPLILILGANVIFHGHLTPGGGFQGGTIVAAALTLYALAYGVSLNPRNIERVEAVKSLGLALIGLVALAGALNEFIRGFGNFMQNRGVFPLGIPGWIFSAGTLLPFSVGEGLNVAMGFMAVIFVYVMLMEFEFKEGGRR, encoded by the coding sequence ATGTCAATAATCGTAAGGGTTTCCTCGAGGATAATGGTGCCATTGATATTGATCTTGGGCGCAAACGTCATATTCCACGGCCACTTGACGCCCGGGGGGGGATTCCAGGGCGGGACCATAGTCGCCGCCGCCCTAACGCTTTACGCTTTGGCCTATGGCGTATCCCTGAACCCGAGGAACATAGAGCGAGTGGAGGCCGTCAAGAGCTTAGGGCTGGCCCTCATAGGCCTAGTGGCCTTGGCCGGAGCGTTGAACGAGTTCATACGCGGATTTGGCAATTTCATGCAAAACCGCGGCGTATTCCCCCTTGGTATTCCCGGCTGGATATTCAGTGCTGGGACGCTCCTGCCGTTCAGCGTGGGCGAGGGCTTGAACGTGGCGATGGGCTTCATGGCCGTTATATTCGTATACGTTATGCTCATGGAGTTCGAGTTTAAGGAGGGGGGAAGGAGATGA
- the mbhE gene encoding hydrogen gas-evolving membrane-bound hydrogenase subunit E, translating to MRSKEAAAVLFLAMVVLAFAIIFTISFPSFGSGRALAIRYYLPRALEETGALNVVTTIVWDYRGYDTLGETTVFFAAAIGALLLFRRREH from the coding sequence ATGAGGAGCAAGGAGGCGGCTGCTGTGCTGTTCTTGGCGATGGTGGTGCTGGCCTTCGCCATAATATTCACCATATCCTTCCCATCCTTCGGATCGGGGAGGGCATTGGCGATAAGGTATTACCTCCCGAGGGCTCTGGAGGAAACCGGGGCCTTGAACGTGGTCACGACGATCGTTTGGGATTACAGGGGATACGATACCTTGGGGGAAACGACCGTGTTCTTCGCGGCGGCCATAGGGGCCCTATTGCTCTTTAGGAGGAGGGAGCATTAA
- a CDS encoding DUF4040 domain-containing protein, which translates to MIQFTTFDALLLLFLLLMLIFTILVFAVKDLLLAVIFSGVEGTFLAFIYFLLQAPDISLAQVAVDVGIETLVFIAAVFWTRRYEE; encoded by the coding sequence ATGATCCAATTCACAACCTTCGATGCGCTATTGTTGTTGTTCCTACTCCTGATGCTAATCTTCACGATATTGGTCTTCGCCGTGAAGGATTTGCTCTTGGCCGTGATATTCTCTGGCGTCGAGGGCACCTTCCTGGCCTTCATATACTTCCTGCTCCAAGCGCCGGATATATCGCTGGCTCAAGTCGCCGTCGACGTGGGCATCGAAACGCTCGTCTTCATAGCGGCCGTCTTCTGGACGAGGAGGTATGAGGAATGA
- the mnhG gene encoding monovalent cation/H(+) antiporter subunit G, giving the protein MSGITALLAYALLAIGGFCAVVGAIGLIRFPNYFVRLHAATVAVIGGSVVPLVGLAIYSLSTPAEWDVRAIYFSNALIIAALIVLTSPVGTHAMARAAHRAGVPVEPKVCDKLEEALR; this is encoded by the coding sequence ATGAGCGGCATAACGGCCCTCTTGGCGTATGCGCTCCTAGCGATCGGCGGCTTCTGCGCTGTGGTTGGGGCAATAGGGTTGATAAGGTTCCCGAATTACTTCGTGAGGCTCCACGCCGCGACCGTGGCCGTAATAGGCGGATCCGTGGTGCCCCTCGTGGGCTTGGCCATATATTCGCTCTCCACCCCAGCCGAATGGGACGTTAGGGCGATATATTTCTCAAATGCCCTCATAATCGCGGCGCTCATAGTGCTCACCTCGCCGGTGGGCACCCATGCCATGGCCAGGGCGGCCCATAGGGCCGGCGTGCCCGTGGAGCCAAAGGTATGCGATAAGCTGGAGGAGGCGTTGAGATGA
- a CDS encoding monovalent cation/H+ antiporter complex subunit F, with the protein MMLIYFAIPFVAAILILMYRVVAGPTIPDRVLAIDASTSLLCALMVLFAILYGVYLLLVVAIALALLSYIGTLVLAKYLEGRSMGE; encoded by the coding sequence ATGATGCTCATTTATTTCGCCATACCCTTCGTGGCGGCGATACTAATCCTGATGTATAGGGTGGTCGCGGGCCCAACGATCCCGGATAGGGTATTGGCCATAGATGCCTCCACATCCCTGCTCTGCGCCCTCATGGTCCTCTTCGCGATCCTATACGGCGTGTATTTGTTGCTCGTGGTAGCCATAGCCTTGGCCCTCCTATCTTATATAGGGACTTTGGTCCTAGCGAAATATTTGGAAGGGAGGAGCATGGGAGAATGA
- a CDS encoding Na+/H+ antiporter subunit E — MNPSQGASKLGKFALLTVFLFFIWILLSGVYTPKRWDEVLIGLISSAIISAFTSQLLIKCPASRVLNPLRWIRGIAYIIYYFLYAEVKAHLDVIYRILHPSMPIRPGIVSVPCGLKTDFGLAAVACSITNTPGTVVVDVDEERRRFFVHWINVISPDEQTCRSEISKSFEDRLGEVFE, encoded by the coding sequence TTGAATCCCTCTCAAGGGGCTTCTAAGCTCGGGAAGTTCGCCCTGCTTACGGTTTTCCTCTTCTTTATATGGATTCTCCTATCCGGCGTTTATACGCCGAAGAGGTGGGATGAGGTCCTGATAGGCCTCATCTCCTCGGCAATCATATCGGCGTTCACTTCTCAGCTCTTAATCAAATGTCCCGCCTCGAGGGTCCTGAACCCGTTGAGGTGGATCCGGGGGATCGCCTATATAATCTATTACTTCCTCTACGCCGAGGTCAAGGCCCATTTGGACGTCATATATAGGATACTCCACCCCTCCATGCCCATAAGGCCGGGCATCGTCTCCGTGCCCTGCGGCCTCAAAACGGATTTCGGATTGGCGGCGGTGGCTTGCTCAATAACGAATACGCCGGGGACCGTGGTGGTGGACGTGGATGAGGAACGCAGGAGGTTCTTCGTCCATTGGATAAACGTCATCTCCCCGGATGAGCAAACATGCCGCTCGGAGATCTCGAAGTCATTCGAGGATAGGCTTGGGGAGGTGTTCGAATGA
- a CDS encoding 4Fe-4S binding protein: MGLPKFISEAIRAVARRPFTLMYPFERREPSEGFRGKQVFDLSKCINCGICSMDCPAFAIEMVEMGGKKWPKLYLDRCVFCYQCAASCPKNVISNTKLYELARTSRAELVIAPEPPAVGGDRA; this comes from the coding sequence TTGGGGCTCCCGAAGTTCATCTCAGAGGCCATCAGGGCGGTCGCGAGGAGGCCGTTCACGTTGATGTACCCCTTCGAGAGAAGGGAGCCCTCGGAGGGCTTCAGGGGGAAGCAAGTCTTCGATCTTAGCAAATGCATAAATTGCGGTATATGCTCAATGGATTGCCCGGCCTTCGCCATAGAGATGGTGGAGATGGGTGGAAAGAAATGGCCCAAGCTATACTTGGATCGATGCGTGTTCTGTTATCAATGCGCGGCCAGCTGCCCGAAGAACGTCATAAGCAACACAAAGCTATACGAGCTTGCCAGGACCTCGAGGGCTGAGCTAGTGATAGCGCCGGAGCCGCCGGCGGTCGGGGGCGATCGGGCTTGA